In Mytilus galloprovincialis chromosome 1, xbMytGall1.hap1.1, whole genome shotgun sequence, the following are encoded in one genomic region:
- the LOC143082973 gene encoding plexin-2-like isoform X1, with amino-acid sequence MKSTNPACGWDILRVSCAVNPDNSAWWLPSVGRQCLKVNAKELVIDETTDNNHLEVMSVHLLFDPDINFYGGICRNELSNGQMMELDGYYKCSLSVGDEPFQLNVIFNFKLIHMVEVIIASTTVNVLKCSSFSSCGACANTTGCFWCLETVACVRHTSPCATSVNISMTRDQCPRLTSTTVFIQDSDTTVLTENVIIHVINLYKYGKSTGKLRCVVGDEEYAVVVNDSYTHVVCQDVKAPRLDNTKLYLEYDGSRLDNAADVEVYQCNDYSSSCGVCKYHKTKGYKCDWCGSCKTTIDGAPETCKQDRVGQCQPSVSGVYPSAGPEFGGTFVNITGTNIGNRGDTILVTINGVKCENVTVIQPSTVISCITCNGFASTQDGTEVTVNGVISPLARHKYTFQSELELSTFSPSSSIVSGGRKISIQGTKIGFTGSRYNVLFCNNIKCIHCRFIQIEDDNTLTCNMEGSGSFITLTYLTVTIDENTHLRLNNNFMIIADPLVNPLSVDSSSVFRSGGVKLTVTGTGFSNVGVVIIDTPDAVPCTILSDNSVICKSPPYVKSDFERRKRAAIQNIYVNFDDYRVSLGVFYVDDPLFEKLSKVYIYISNAVIEIKGHGLLQGARPDDYLIRIGLDGLCIIIEINNYNITCLPPGTKPRTNTGDLVFIVVVVGNINEHVGYLRYESATSETNNIVLYGVAGGGIVGVLVIISVVVIMMRRSIKKENRQDKD; translated from the exons ATGAAATCAACAAATCCGGCTTGCGGATGGGACATTTTACGTGTTAG TTGTGCTGTTAATCCTGATAACTCTGCTTGGTGGCTGCCATCTGTTGGAAGACAATGTCTTAAAGTCAATGCAAAAGAATTGGTGATTGATGAAACAACAGATAAT aaccACCTAGAAGTTATGTCAGTTCACCTATTGTTTGATCCAGATATTAACTTTTATGGAGGAATTTGTCGGAATGAATTAAGTAATGGTCAGATGATGGAGTTAGATGGATATTATAAATGTTCATTGTCTGTTGGCGATG AACCATTCCAGTTGAATGTGATATTTAACTTTAAGTTAATACACATGGTGGAAGTCATTATAGCGTCAACAACTGTCAATGTATTAAAATGCTCTTCGTTCAGCAG CTGCGGTGCATGTGCAAATACAACTGGTTGCTTTTGGTGCCTGGAAACCGTAGCATGCGTTAGACATACCTCACCCTGTGCTACCTCAGTAAACATTTCG ATGACTAGAGACCAATGTCCGAGATTAACAAGTACTACAGTATTCATACAGGATAGTGACACAACAGTTCTAACTGAAAATGTGATTATCCATGtcattaatttatataaatat ggTAAAAGCACGGGTAAACTGCGATGCGTTGTTGGTGATGAAGAGTACGCAGTTGTGGTAAATGACTCATATACTCATGTTGTATGTCAGGATGTAAAG GCTCCAAGATTAGACAATACGAAACTGTATCTAGAGTATGATGGTTCAAGATTAGATAACGCTGCCGATGTAGAAG TATATCAGTGTAACGACTATAGTAGCAGTTGTGGAGTTTGTAAATATCACAAAACCAAGGGATACAAATGTGATTGGTGTGGCTCATGCAAAACTACTATTGATGGTGCACCAGAGACATGTAAACAAGATAGAGTTGGTCAATGTCAGCCATCAGTATCAGGG GTGTATCCATCTGCAGGGCCTGAATTTGGCGGAACTTTTGTTAACATTACTGGAACTAATATTGGTAACAGAGGAGATACTATTTTAGTTACAATAAATGGTGTTAAGTGCGAAAATGTGACAGTCATACAACCATCTACTGT TATCAGTTGTATAACTTGCAATGGATTTGCAAGCACACAAGATGGAACAGAAGTCACGGTGAATGGAGTCATTAGCCCTTTAGCAAGACACAAGTACACTTTTCAG AGTGAACTTGAATTATCAACCTTTTCGCCGAGCAGCAGCATTGTGTCTGGAGGAAGAAAGATATCAATACAAGGAACAAAAATTGGTTTTACTGGAAGTCGCTAcaacgttttattttgtaataacatCAAATGTATACATTGCAG atttattcaaattgaagaCGACAATACTTTGACATGCAATATGGAAGGATCAGGGAGTTTCATAACTTTAACATATCTTACTGTTACTATAGATGAAAATACACATCTAAGACTCAACAACAACTTTATGATTATTGCCGATCCTTTAGTTAACCCTCTGTCTGTAGATAGTTCTTCAGTATTTAGAAG TGGAGGAGTCAAACTCACTGTAACAGGAACTGGCTTCTCCAACGTAGGGGTTGTTATTATAGACACTCCA GATGCTGTTCCATGTACAATATTATCTGATAACAGTGTAATATGTAAATCTCCACCGTATGTGAAATCAGATTTCGAAAGAAGGAAAAGAGCAGCTATACAAAATATCTATGTTAATTTTGATGATTATAGAGTATCCTTGGGAGTATTTTATGTGGATGATCCTCTATTCGAGAAACTATcgaaagtttatatatatattagtaatgCAGTCATAGAAATCAAG GGTCATGGATTATTACAAGGTGCTAGACCTGATGATTATTTAATACGTATAGGCTTGGATGGCTTATGCATAATCATAGAGATAAACAATTACAACATTACATGTCTACCACCCGGAACCAAGCCTCGTACAAACACTGGAGATTTGGTGTTTATTGTG gTTGTCGTCGGGAACATCAATGAACACGTTGGATATTTGAGATATGAATCTGCTACCAGCGAAACAAATAATATAGTTCTATATGGAGTAGCGGGAGGTGGAATTGTAGGAGTTTTGGTTATCATATCAGTTGTCGTAATAATGATGCGGcgttcaataaaaaaagaaaatagacaaGACAAAGACTGA
- the LOC143082973 gene encoding plexin-2-like isoform X2: MKSTNPACGWDILRVSCAVNPDNSAWWLPSVGRQCLKVNAKELVIDETTDNNHLEVMSVHLLFDPDINFYGGICRNELSNGQMMELDGYYKCSLSVGDEPFQLNVIFNFKLIHMVEVIIASTTVNVLKCSSFSSCGACANTTGCFWCLETVACVRHTSPCATSVNISMTRDQCPRLTSTTVFIQDSDTTVLTENVIIHVINLYKYGKSTGKLRCVVGDEEYAVVVNDSYTHVVCQDVKAPRLDNTKLYLEYDGSRLDNAADVEVYQCNDYSSSCGVCKYHKTKGYKCDWCGSCKTTIDGAPETCKQDRVGQCQPSVSGVYPSAGPEFGGTFVNITGTNIGNRGDTILVTINGVKCENVTVIQPSTVISCITCNGFASTQDGTEVTVNGVISPLARHKYTFQSELELSTFSPSSSIVSGGRKISIQGTKIGFTGSRYNVLFCNNIKCIHCRFIQIEDDNTLTCNMEGSGSFITLTYLTVTIDENTHLRLNNNFMIIADPLVNPLSVDSSSVFRSGGVKLTVTGTGFSNVGVVIIDTPGHGLLQGARPDDYLIRIGLDGLCIIIEINNYNITCLPPGTKPRTNTGDLVFIVVVVGNINEHVGYLRYESATSETNNIVLYGVAGGGIVGVLVIISVVVIMMRRSIKKENRQDKD; encoded by the exons ATGAAATCAACAAATCCGGCTTGCGGATGGGACATTTTACGTGTTAG TTGTGCTGTTAATCCTGATAACTCTGCTTGGTGGCTGCCATCTGTTGGAAGACAATGTCTTAAAGTCAATGCAAAAGAATTGGTGATTGATGAAACAACAGATAAT aaccACCTAGAAGTTATGTCAGTTCACCTATTGTTTGATCCAGATATTAACTTTTATGGAGGAATTTGTCGGAATGAATTAAGTAATGGTCAGATGATGGAGTTAGATGGATATTATAAATGTTCATTGTCTGTTGGCGATG AACCATTCCAGTTGAATGTGATATTTAACTTTAAGTTAATACACATGGTGGAAGTCATTATAGCGTCAACAACTGTCAATGTATTAAAATGCTCTTCGTTCAGCAG CTGCGGTGCATGTGCAAATACAACTGGTTGCTTTTGGTGCCTGGAAACCGTAGCATGCGTTAGACATACCTCACCCTGTGCTACCTCAGTAAACATTTCG ATGACTAGAGACCAATGTCCGAGATTAACAAGTACTACAGTATTCATACAGGATAGTGACACAACAGTTCTAACTGAAAATGTGATTATCCATGtcattaatttatataaatat ggTAAAAGCACGGGTAAACTGCGATGCGTTGTTGGTGATGAAGAGTACGCAGTTGTGGTAAATGACTCATATACTCATGTTGTATGTCAGGATGTAAAG GCTCCAAGATTAGACAATACGAAACTGTATCTAGAGTATGATGGTTCAAGATTAGATAACGCTGCCGATGTAGAAG TATATCAGTGTAACGACTATAGTAGCAGTTGTGGAGTTTGTAAATATCACAAAACCAAGGGATACAAATGTGATTGGTGTGGCTCATGCAAAACTACTATTGATGGTGCACCAGAGACATGTAAACAAGATAGAGTTGGTCAATGTCAGCCATCAGTATCAGGG GTGTATCCATCTGCAGGGCCTGAATTTGGCGGAACTTTTGTTAACATTACTGGAACTAATATTGGTAACAGAGGAGATACTATTTTAGTTACAATAAATGGTGTTAAGTGCGAAAATGTGACAGTCATACAACCATCTACTGT TATCAGTTGTATAACTTGCAATGGATTTGCAAGCACACAAGATGGAACAGAAGTCACGGTGAATGGAGTCATTAGCCCTTTAGCAAGACACAAGTACACTTTTCAG AGTGAACTTGAATTATCAACCTTTTCGCCGAGCAGCAGCATTGTGTCTGGAGGAAGAAAGATATCAATACAAGGAACAAAAATTGGTTTTACTGGAAGTCGCTAcaacgttttattttgtaataacatCAAATGTATACATTGCAG atttattcaaattgaagaCGACAATACTTTGACATGCAATATGGAAGGATCAGGGAGTTTCATAACTTTAACATATCTTACTGTTACTATAGATGAAAATACACATCTAAGACTCAACAACAACTTTATGATTATTGCCGATCCTTTAGTTAACCCTCTGTCTGTAGATAGTTCTTCAGTATTTAGAAG TGGAGGAGTCAAACTCACTGTAACAGGAACTGGCTTCTCCAACGTAGGGGTTGTTATTATAGACACTCCA GGTCATGGATTATTACAAGGTGCTAGACCTGATGATTATTTAATACGTATAGGCTTGGATGGCTTATGCATAATCATAGAGATAAACAATTACAACATTACATGTCTACCACCCGGAACCAAGCCTCGTACAAACACTGGAGATTTGGTGTTTATTGTG gTTGTCGTCGGGAACATCAATGAACACGTTGGATATTTGAGATATGAATCTGCTACCAGCGAAACAAATAATATAGTTCTATATGGAGTAGCGGGAGGTGGAATTGTAGGAGTTTTGGTTATCATATCAGTTGTCGTAATAATGATGCGGcgttcaataaaaaaagaaaatagacaaGACAAAGACTGA